The genomic region ggtggcgggtgcctgtaatcccagctattcaggaggctgaggcaggagaatcgcttgaacctgggaggcggaggttgcagtgagccaagatcacaccacggcacttgagcctgggcaacagagtgagactctgtctcaaaaaaaaaaaaagaattcacaacAACCTAATGGGTGATATAGGTTTCACTCAGCAGCACTGGAGAGAATGGAGACAAGTTAGAAGGCTGATGCAGTTGATGGTGGGGGCTGGGTAGGAGTAGGGGGAATGTGATAGGGATTCAGTGACAATCAGATATGTGAGAGGAGACAGACAAGCCAAGGACTCCATGGTTTCTGAGCAACTGGCTGAATATGGGTTGCAATTCATGAGATTCCCTCACTTGCTTAACCATTTCTGCTTTTCAAGCCATAGCTATGGCTTTTGGGAAGTCTCTTCCCACCACTCTCAAATATACTAAATCAGAGGTTTCTCCTTTGTTTCCTGAACATCCTGTATGACTTCAATCATGGCACCTAGTGAATTATGCTGCAATGGCCCTGTGAACCCTTGAAGAAATCATGTTTtgtgaaaatgaacaaagaaggTAGGCAGCAGTCATATCATGTAAAGCCTTGTGACCATGCAAGGGAATTTGAGGCAGGCACATTAACAGATTTAAGCAGGGAGGTTGCATGTCTGACTGTAATGCTGACATTGAATTAGAAGCAGACAGATAGAAGCTGGCAGATCAGCTTAGAAGCTACTCACATTTCTACATTGAAATGAGAAagccttggccgggcatggtggctcatgcctataatcccagaactttgggaggcagaggcgggcagatcacctgaggtcaggagtttgagacaagcctggccaacatggcaaaaccctgtctctactaaaaatacaaaaattagccaggcgtggtggtgggcgcctgtagtcccaactacttgggaggctgaggcaggagaattgcttgaacctgggcagtggaggttgcagtgagccaagactgtgccactgcactccagcctgggtgacagagtgagacttggtctcaatttaaaaaaaataataaaataaaataaataaataaaagaaatgagaaagccTTAAGGCCAAGGATGACAGTGGCCTGAACTAGGGCCATGTGCACCATTCAAGGCAGTTACAACtctgggagaggaggaagaatttTTGGTTAATTATTTAGGCTTTTAAATATCTAGGccagaagccaggtgtggtggctcacgcctgtaatcccagcactttgggaagctaaggtgggtggatcacttgaggtcaggagttcgagaccagcctggccaacatggtgaaaccctgtctctactaaaaatacaaaaattaggcaggtgcagtggctcacgtctgtaatcccagcactttgggaggctgagatgggtggatcacctgaggtcaggagtttgagaccagcttgaccaatatggtgaaacccgtctctactaaaaatacaaaaattagccagacgtagtggcatgcgcctgtagtcccagctactcaggaggctgagacaagaaaattgcttgaacccgggaggcggaggttacagtgagccaagatcgtgccactgcactccagcctgggcaacagagtgagactcagtctcaaaaaaaaaaattagccaggtgtggttggtgggcacctgtaattccagctactcaggaggctgagacaggaaaattgcttgaactccagaggcagaggctgcagttagccaagatcaaaccactgcactccagcctgggtgatagagtgacactctgtctcaaaatatacatttttaaaatatatatctaaatacattttaaaaatatatatctaaaatcCTTTTTTGAGGGGTGGGATGTATGTTGCTATTGCACTGGCCAGCAGAACCTTGAGAAGTGGactgattaaaaaaatgtaggcctggcatagtggcttacacctgtaatcacagcactttgggaggcaaaggtgggaggatggcttgagcctgagaaTTCGAGAACAGCTTggtcaacaaagtgaaacccacgtttctacaaaaaagttaaccgggcatggtgcgtgcacatgtggtcccagctacacgggaggctgaagcaggaagatcgcttgtGCCTcggagatgaaggctgcagtgagctgtgtttgcgcCACTGTGCTgcatgcagcctgggtgacagaatgagaccctgtctcaaaaaataaaataaaatggaatgcagatCGAAATGTTAAATATAGGCTGTCCATAATCTCCTACCTCATACCCTGAACCAAAATATTGCTACTTTTAGTTAAGTTCAGAAAACTGAATGCTGAGTTAAACCATCCGTTCCTAGCCTTGaacatacaaaatcaacattaacggtatttatgtatttactattaaTTATAAACAACTGTGAATTACCCAATGGTTGCTATTTGCCTATATATctagattattattatattatatatatattttttgagatggagtcttgctctgtcaccaggcttgagtgcagtggcaggatctcggctcactgcaacctcccactccctggttcaagcgattctcctgcctcagcctcccgggtagctgggattacaggcgcgcaccaccatgcccggctaatttttgtacttttggtagaggcggggtttcaccatattgcccaggatggtcttgatcacctgacctcgtgatccgcctgcctcggcctcccaaagtgctgagattacaggcgtgaaccactgcgcccggcctagattaTTCTCACTTAATTATTACTAAGGTCtgtatataatttctattttataaatgagaacactaAGGCTCAGAAAAGTGGAGTGAGTTGCCCAAACTCACACAGTGAAGCTGGGATCAAAGCTAATTACAGTACtgtctaattttaaaatctatacttCTAAGCATCTGGCTACACTATATCTCTAAAAGTTTTACGTAGTTCAAATGTGAGCAACGTTCGTCTACGCAGAAAAACTGAATGAGCAGCATCAACCGCGGGTAGAAACAGAACAGAAACCACTAACGTGGCGGCGCCCCTCCCCCGGGCGTCGCTTACGTCATAACACTGCGCGGCCGCCCCTCGCGCACCACGTGCTAGGGGAGCAGGCGGGCAGATGGCTGAGTCTGTAAGCGGGAGGCGTGCCCGGTTCATCCAAGGCGCAAGATGGCGCTGCTTTTTGCACGTTCTTTGCGCTTGTGCCGCTGGGGAGCCAAACGATTGGGAGTTGCCtccacagaggcccagagaggtaggGTTATCTCTTTTTACTCTTTTACCTCCAGAATGGCTTCCGTCTATTCCCAGACCCCACTCCGAGAAGCAACTCCAACCCTCTCGGGTCTTTTCCTtccccacctgccttggtctcgaGATTCCAAACCTGTGACACCATTTGGTTTCTTTAAATTCCGGGACTTCCTCAATCCGAGTTTTTCAGCTCCTTGAGCTATCCATAGTAAAGCGAGCTCGCGACTCTCTTGCCCGCTTGGCATTCTGACTCTTCCCTAGTTGCTCGTGTCTCATGACTGCCTGCCTCAGATCTGAATATATCACCAGCCCTAGGGTTCTAGCCCCTGTTATTATCCCGTCTTTTTGCTCTGCCTGCAGGCGTCAGTTTCAAACTGGAAGAAAAAACCGCCCACAGCAGCCTGGCACTCTTCAGAGATGACACGGGTGTCAAATATGGCTTGGTGGGATTGGAGCCTACCAAGGTGGCCTTGAATGTGGAGCGCTTCCGGGAGTGGGCAGTGGTGCTGGCAGACACAGCGGTCACCAGTGGCAGACACTACTGGGAAGTGACAGTGAAGCGCTCCCAGCAGTTCCGGATAGGAGTGGCAGATGTGGACATGTCCCGGGATAGCTGCATTGGTGTTGATGATCGTTCCTGGGTGTTCACCTATGCCCAGCGCAAGTggtacaccatgttggccaacgaGAAAGCCCCAGTTGAGGGTATTGGGCAGCCAGAGAAGGTGGGGCTGTTGCTGGAGTATGAGGCCCAGAAGCTGAGCCTGGTGGATGTGAGCCAGGTCTCTGTGGTTCACACGCTACAGACAGATTTTCGGGGTCCAGTGGTGCCTGCCTTTGCTCTCTGGGATGGGGAGCTGCTGACCCATTCAGGGCTTGAGGTGCCCGAGGGCCTCTAGTATGTCCATTACTGGAGTCCCTAATCGTGCCCTTGGCCAGCCTCCTTTTGAAAGTGTCTGAAGCCTTTTTACTTTGCCTCAAGCAACCTCTAGCTCCCACAATTCAGTGTTGGGTTCTCTGTGCAATATCATAATCATCTTCCTCATCCCCTACCTTGTGAAAGCTAGGCACACAGCCAAACCCTTCTTTTCCCCACCCACCAACTACTGCCAATTTCCTAGGCTACCATGGGTGTATCTTCCCTGACCTACTTCCTTCagtccctctgcctccctttgCCCAGGCCTTTCTCAGACTGTATTCCATCCTGGGGTCTTATCATTCAGCTTTGTTTGAATTTATTAATCACCATGATACCTCTCCCTCCCTTTGTCCACATGTAACTTGTTCTTGGGGCTCTACCAGATCGCTGAAGAGTAAATCGTTTCTACCTCTGGCTGAAGGAGTGGTGCAGTCAATGACTTGGCCCTTTTTCTACAGCACATTTAGAGTTTGGGCTCTGGCTCCCTCAGTAAGTGCTTTATTAACTCAGTGTGTCAAAATGAAAACAGAGCCCTCCTTCCCCAGTAGCTCAGTGCCACAGACCTTCAGCCCCACACAGCTGTAGCTATCCTTACCCTGAGTCCATCTACCTTAATCTGTACCTCTGACACCCAGCCAGTCTGTCATAATCATTATCCCAGTTATAACCTTGACCAAAGGGGAAGAGAGACACTTGGGGGATATCTAGGGGATGAGTGCtagaaactatttatttatttattttttgagacagagtctcactctgtcacccaggctggagtagtggcatgatcttggctcactgcaaaccctgcctcttgggttcaagcgactctcgcacctcagcctcctgagtggctgggattacaggtgtgtgccaccatgcccgtctaatttttatattttcagtagagatggggtctcgccatattggccaggctggtctcgaactcctggcctcacgtgatcagcccaccttggcctcccaaagtgctgggatttcaggtgtgagcctccacacccggcCAAAACTGTTTATTCTTGAGAAGTTCCATCTTCATTTCTGCCACAGTTGGAACTTCCTGAGAAAGCAAGGAGGCCTGAGGTTTTGCACAATCTGTTTCAGAACCTGTTTAGACTCAAACCTACACTTCCTTTGGCAGCAGAATACACTTAACCTAAAGCAGTATTTGGAGTTGAGAAAAACCTGGTGGGGTAAGTGAATATGTACTGTTTGGTAGGGTAGGTAGAGAAGCTGTGCTCTGCCCCTGtgattccatctttttctacCTTCTATGATGGTGATGAAGCTAGATACCcctagggaagaaagaaggactGGATTTAGCAAAAATGATTTGGTAATTAAAGTTTATTTGAACACAAAATACTTTCTCTGTCTATAAAATTGGCTGttagcagtagcagcagcatgTCCTGGCCAAGGGGAGTAGATCTCTCCAGACTACTAAAGCCATGTATATAGCCATTCCCACGTCCCATATTCTGTGGATATGTACATGTGCATGGTAGCTAGAGTCCCTCCACCAGAGTATCTCTCTCTTGATGGTTTcttcagggagaggaagagaccTGGGTGAAGAGCTGGGATGGTTTTGAGTGGGGCAAGCCATTAGGCTGTACCTTGAAGCCCATTCTCTCTGGATAGCTCTACTGCAGGTGTCCTCTGAGGCCCTTCTCTGTACTCTGTCTGCTGAGGGAATGGGGTATTTTGACTCCCATAGAAAGCACTAGCCTAAGTCACCAAATGACTGCTTGGTCCCCACTGAAGCAGTGTAGCTCTCCATAGTATTTTTGGTGGTTATGGATTACATGTGTGGCCAGCTCATGCTTTTTCTTGAGCAGGGGCTCTCCATGACCTGTGCTCATACCATGCTTTCTAAGTTCTCTTTGGACAGGGCCTCAGctgctgcctcagcctgagtCTCAGAGAGTGTGTAGGAGTCCTGGTAATCTTGAAGCAGTTTGACCACCTCCAGATGGTTGAACTGCACAGCATCATCCAGGGGAATGTTGCCCCACCTGAGAGGAATAATGATATGATCAGGCAAAGGAGACGTGGAGAGTGTGGTGGTTGTATATATTTGCATGGTGGCTGGAGGGTAGGTGGAGAAGCTGTGCCCACCCTCCTCCACTTTTAGCCTATTCCTCACCTGTCCTTGACAAAAGGATTCACTTTGCAAGCCTCGATCAGGAATTTAACAACTTCGATGTGTCCTAGGAATACgggcagaaggaaaatgagaaggCACAGGTCTTGAACCCTTTGGTGCAGACACTTAGCCACTGGTCTTTACCAAGA from Pongo pygmaeus isolate AG05252 chromosome 10, NHGRI_mPonPyg2-v2.0_pri, whole genome shotgun sequence harbors:
- the SPRYD4 gene encoding SPRY domain-containing protein 4, yielding MALLFARSLRLCRWGAKRLGVASTEAQRGVSFKLEEKTAHSSLALFRDDTGVKYGLVGLEPTKVALNVERFREWAVVLADTAVTSGRHYWEVTVKRSQQFRIGVADVDMSRDSCIGVDDRSWVFTYAQRKWYTMLANEKAPVEGIGQPEKVGLLLEYEAQKLSLVDVSQVSVVHTLQTDFRGPVVPAFALWDGELLTHSGLEVPEGL